A genomic region of Trifolium pratense cultivar HEN17-A07 linkage group LG3, ARS_RC_1.1, whole genome shotgun sequence contains the following coding sequences:
- the LOC123918458 gene encoding uncharacterized protein LOC123918458, with amino-acid sequence MAGKDKVKEKVKDSKTHKSTHPKHSTPQMTSPHMTSQDAPARMTPHRTLNVRNPAHSAPSSNTSSGAPLRRSSNVHPAQVASVGTSNVPGPHDVSHGASARTSNVPPSHVAHDVPRVASARTSNVPLPHVASPSNSQPYDSDGAETPILSENVDPSETQNSDGKQTLTLELQGFLPSYAAASAIGDIMRSNYSKPWNSWKKIPRKTRKLWFQDFKARFNFCPPDDALARKNFERRGAVIMKNNLNKARVAKKRPDWIDQNAWDPLCEH; translated from the exons ATGGCAGGTAAAGATAAAGttaaagaaaaagtaaaagatTCCAAGACTCATAAATCCACACATCCCAAACATTCAACTCCACAAATGACATCTCCTCATATGACATCTCAAGATGCACCTGCTCGTATGACACCTCATAGGACATTGAATGTTAGAAATCCTGCTCATAGTGCACCCTCTTCAAACACGTCTAGTGGTGCACCTCTTCGTAGGTCATCTAATGTCCATCCTGCTCAAGTCGCATCTGTTGGGACATCTAATGTCCCAGGTCCTCATGATGTTTCTCATGGTGCATCTGCTAGGACATCTAATGTCCCTCCTTCTCATGTAGCTCATGATGTTCCTCGTGTTGCTTCTGCTAGGACATCTAATGTCCCTCTTCCTCATGTAGCATCACCATCTAATTCACAACCTTATGATTCTGATGGAGCAGAAACCCCAATATTAAGTGAAAATGTCGACCCATCTGAGACACAAAATAGTGATGGAAAACAAACTTTAACCCTCGAGTTACAagg ATTTTTGCCTTCATATGCTGCAGCTAGTGCAATTGGAGATATCATGAGGAGTAATTATAGTAAGCCATGGAACTCATGGAAAAAGATACCACGTAAAACAAGGAAATTGTGGTTTCAAGACTTTAAg gCAAGGTTCAATTTTTGTCCACCGGATGATGCATTGGCTAGAAAGAACTTTGAAAGGCGAGGTGCagtaataatgaaaaataacttAAACAAAGCTCGTGTCGCAAAGAAAAGACCAGATTGGATTGACCAGAATGCGTGGGATCCATTATGTGAGCATTGA